A window of Ciona intestinalis unplaced genomic scaffold, KH HT001220.1, whole genome shotgun sequence genomic DNA:
AACTGTGGCATCAGGCACAACTGTGGCACCAGGAAGTACAACTGTGGCACCAGCAGGCACAACTGTGGCATCAGGCACAACTGTGGCACCAGGCACAACTGTGGCACCAGGAAGCACAACTGTGGCACCGGGAAGTACAACTGTGGCACCACCAGGCACAACTGTGGCACCAGGAAGTACAACTGTGGCACCAGCAGGCACAACTGTGGCATCAGGCACAACTGTGGCACCAGGCACAACTGTGGCACCAGGAAGCACACCT
This region includes:
- the LOC108950967 gene encoding merozoite surface protein CMZ-8-like — protein: MAPDTTMAPGKTTVASGSTTVASAGTTVAPGTPTVAPGATTVASGTTVAPGSTTVAPAGTTVASGTTVAPGTTVAPGSTTVAPGSTTVAPPGTTVAPGSTTVAPAGTTVASGTTVAPGTTVAPGSTP